Proteins from one Thermodesulfobacteriota bacterium genomic window:
- a CDS encoding sigma-54 dependent transcriptional regulator, which translates to MKNLMSKERSSQPKRLLVIDDEENMRHMLSAMLKRSGYIVDTASDGSKGIKMVEQTQYDFILCDLKMPNMGGMEFLDSAREKIEATTVIMMSAYGSIDTAIEAMKLGAYDYISKPFKSDEVYMTLKKAEERESLKKENQWLKERIREIGNENTFGNIIGHSKAMQSVFQLAEKVAQYNTTVLISGESGTGKELIAKGVHYSGVRSSMPLVPVNCGGIPENLLESELFGYLKGAFTGADRDKKGLFVEAEGGTIFLDEIGELPLSLQVKLLRVLQENEIRPVGSSKTQKINVRVIAATAKNLEDETKKGKFREDLFYRLNVLPIKLPPLKEREGDVPLLCQFFIDKFNKRLGKEIKSIAPAAMSLLVSHSWPGNVRELENVIERAVVLAEDDILLPENFPPGIGMAAEADEASGMFEGFSIKAAQKILEKKLIIKALKETGNNRTRAARLLEISHPSLLSKIKSYDIMM; encoded by the coding sequence ATGAAAAATTTAATGTCAAAGGAAAGATCGTCTCAGCCAAAGCGCCTTTTGGTTATTGATGATGAAGAGAATATGCGACATATGTTGTCGGCGATGCTTAAAAGGTCCGGCTATATTGTGGATACGGCATCGGATGGGTCCAAAGGGATTAAAATGGTGGAGCAGACTCAATACGATTTTATTCTTTGCGATCTTAAGATGCCCAATATGGGAGGCATGGAATTTTTAGACTCCGCAAGAGAAAAAATCGAAGCCACTACTGTGATCATGATGTCGGCTTATGGTTCTATCGATACGGCGATTGAAGCGATGAAGCTCGGTGCATATGACTATATATCAAAACCATTTAAAAGTGATGAAGTCTATATGACGCTAAAAAAAGCCGAAGAAAGAGAAAGTTTAAAAAAAGAGAACCAGTGGCTGAAGGAGAGAATCCGTGAGATTGGCAATGAAAATACTTTCGGGAATATAATTGGTCACAGCAAGGCTATGCAGTCTGTTTTCCAACTGGCGGAAAAAGTGGCCCAATACAATACCACCGTGCTAATTTCCGGTGAAAGCGGTACGGGAAAAGAATTAATTGCCAAGGGTGTTCACTACAGCGGGGTCAGATCATCCATGCCTTTGGTTCCGGTGAACTGCGGTGGTATTCCTGAAAACTTACTGGAAAGCGAGCTGTTTGGATATCTAAAGGGAGCTTTTACCGGTGCGGACAGGGATAAGAAAGGGCTTTTTGTCGAGGCAGAGGGCGGAACCATTTTTCTGGATGAAATTGGGGAGTTACCGCTTTCTTTGCAGGTAAAACTTCTGCGAGTTTTACAGGAAAATGAAATAAGGCCGGTGGGCAGCTCCAAAACACAAAAAATTAACGTACGGGTGATTGCTGCCACCGCAAAAAACCTGGAAGATGAAACCAAAAAGGGAAAATTCCGTGAAGATTTGTTTTACCGGCTGAATGTGCTGCCGATAAAACTTCCTCCTCTCAAGGAAAGGGAAGGGGACGTGCCCCTTTTGTGTCAATTTTTTATTGATAAATTTAACAAAAGACTGGGCAAGGAGATAAAAAGCATCGCTCCTGCTGCCATGTCTCTTCTGGTCTCCCATTCCTGGCCGGGGAATGTACGGGAACTGGAAAACGTCATCGAGAGAGCAGTGGTACTTGCAGAGGATGATATTCTGCTGCCGGAAAATTTTCCGCCGGGAATCGGCATGGCCGCAGAAGCAGATGAGGCAAGCGGCATGTTTGAAGGGTTTTCCATAAAGGCAGCCCAAAAAATTTTAGAAAAAAAACTGATTATTAAAGCGCTGAAGGAGACCGGGAACAACCGCACCCGGGCCGCCCGCCTACTTGAAATCAGCCATCCATCTTTGCTCAGTAAGATTAAGTCTTATGATATTATGATGTAA
- the dnaB gene encoding replicative DNA helicase — MPQRQPQNQKDPSLYNLPPHSIEAEESILSAMLLDNNTLLDVFDILTSEDFYKTAHKIIFSAITDLFARNEPVDLVTLSNILKEQGRLEKVGGATYLARLVDVVPLAVNAQHYARIVHDKASLRRLIEKANIISSRCFEDRGNVDEVIDFAESSIFEISQNKTYQSFYSINKLIEVNIDTLEERQGNKALVTGVPTDFVLLDQMTSGLQKSDLIILAARPSMGKTALALNIARNVAINENIPVALFSLEMSKEQLSMRMLSSEARLNSSRLRSGFISQDDWNKITEAAGNLSTAPIYIDDSPDISAMEIRAKARRLKMDKKIGLVIIDYLQLMRTRSTAERRDLEISDISRSLKALAKELDLPVVALSQLNRMLEQRSDKRPQLSDLRESGALEQDADVVAFIYRDEVYNKDENNPNKGKAELIIAKQRNGPVGTVPLIFLDTYTRFENPAKKNINGNSEF; from the coding sequence ATGCCCCAAAGACAGCCTCAAAATCAAAAAGATCCTTCTCTTTATAACCTTCCGCCCCATAGTATTGAGGCGGAAGAATCAATTTTAAGCGCAATGCTTCTTGATAACAACACGTTGCTTGATGTTTTTGATATTCTTACATCCGAGGATTTTTACAAGACCGCCCATAAAATAATCTTTTCAGCCATAACTGATCTGTTTGCAAGAAATGAACCCGTTGATCTTGTAACCCTTTCCAACATACTCAAGGAGCAAGGTCGGCTTGAAAAGGTCGGAGGAGCCACGTACCTGGCACGTCTTGTTGATGTGGTCCCCCTTGCCGTAAATGCACAACACTATGCAAGGATTGTTCATGACAAAGCATCTTTAAGACGTCTTATCGAAAAAGCGAATATCATTTCCAGTCGATGTTTTGAAGACCGGGGAAACGTTGATGAAGTGATTGATTTTGCCGAAAGCTCAATTTTTGAGATTTCACAAAACAAAACCTATCAGTCCTTTTATTCCATTAACAAATTAATTGAAGTCAATATTGATACACTTGAAGAACGGCAGGGCAATAAAGCACTGGTAACCGGTGTTCCTACAGATTTTGTCCTCCTTGACCAAATGACATCCGGGCTCCAGAAATCTGATCTCATTATCTTAGCCGCTCGCCCGAGCATGGGAAAAACAGCCCTGGCGCTTAATATAGCAAGAAATGTGGCAATTAATGAGAACATTCCGGTAGCGCTGTTTTCTCTGGAAATGTCAAAAGAACAGTTGTCTATGCGAATGCTGAGCAGCGAGGCAAGGCTCAATTCCTCCCGCTTGAGAAGCGGTTTCATCAGCCAGGATGACTGGAATAAGATTACTGAAGCTGCGGGAAACCTATCCACTGCCCCTATTTATATTGATGATTCACCTGATATTTCTGCCATGGAAATAAGAGCCAAAGCTCGCAGGTTAAAAATGGATAAGAAAATAGGACTGGTTATTATCGACTATCTCCAGCTAATGAGAACCAGAAGTACAGCGGAACGCAGAGATCTCGAAATTTCAGATATATCACGATCTCTAAAAGCCCTTGCCAAAGAACTCGATCTGCCGGTGGTCGCTCTCTCTCAGCTAAACAGGATGCTGGAACAAAGAAGTGATAAACGGCCTCAGCTTTCGGACCTTAGGGAATCTGGCGCCCTTGAGCAGGATGCGGATGTGGTTGCTTTTATTTACAGGGATGAAGTCTATAATAAAGATGAAAATAATCCTAACAAGGGAAAAGCGGAGTTAATCATTGCTAAGCAGAGAAATGGACCTGTGGGAACGGTGCCTTTGATATTTCTGGATACATATACCCGCTTTGAAAATCCGGCAAAAAAAAATATAAATGGAAACAGTGAATTCTGA
- a CDS encoding NADH-ubiquinone oxidoreductase-F iron-sulfur binding region domain-containing protein: protein MNPGSYEKLHQSFGAIREEAQRRRKEFDEDPVPKIHICMATCGIASGALDTKKAFEEALDEQNIKARIHTVGCIGHCYAEPVVVIDYKESGFPPIFYPEVNPGKAKMLVKFFLTEGDPRLEHILGATQENEMIPSVMEFARFNQEKRVVMEKCGHIDPEDIYDYIAEDGYAALEKALEKDPVEIITEIQKSGLRGRGGAGFPTGQKWDFARNAEVKEKIVICNADEGDPGAYMDRTILESNPHQVLEGMAICAYAVGAEKALVYVRSEYPLAVKIITRAIKQAKELGLLGKGILGTSFNLDIEVFQGSGAFVCGEETALIQSIEGYRGMPQHRPPYPVHKGLWGKPTVINNVKTLASIPPITKKGAAWYRKIGTEKSPGTAIFSIVGNVTHPGLVEIPMGVSLRTLIFDICGGIPNKKNFKAVQIGGPSGGCLSDDFLDTPIDFDSLTEAGAMMGSGGMVVMDEDNCMVDVARYFLDFTQKESCGKCTFCRIGTKHLLNILDRITIGEGHPDDLAILQSLSEDIKAGSLCGLGKTAPNPVLTSLRYFLDEYEAHVNQKRCPGMTCRKLTAYYIDLEKCARGCDACVGCCPVEAVFTTSNRKKGIDQVLCVKCGECMVACPPEYDAVMKVSPPELAPVIERPKESAEEGK from the coding sequence ATGAATCCAGGTAGCTATGAGAAGTTGCATCAGTCGTTTGGTGCAATTCGTGAAGAAGCGCAAAGAAGAAGGAAGGAATTCGATGAAGATCCGGTCCCCAAAATTCACATTTGTATGGCAACCTGCGGCATCGCTTCCGGTGCTTTGGATACTAAAAAGGCCTTCGAAGAAGCGCTTGACGAGCAAAATATTAAAGCCCGGATTCATACGGTAGGCTGCATCGGCCATTGTTACGCAGAGCCCGTTGTGGTGATCGACTACAAGGAATCAGGATTTCCCCCCATTTTTTATCCTGAGGTCAACCCCGGTAAAGCCAAAATGCTGGTAAAGTTCTTTTTAACTGAGGGAGATCCGAGACTGGAGCATATCCTCGGAGCGACCCAGGAGAATGAGATGATTCCTTCGGTCATGGAATTTGCTCGGTTTAACCAGGAAAAACGAGTGGTTATGGAAAAGTGCGGGCATATTGACCCTGAAGATATCTATGATTACATTGCCGAAGATGGATATGCGGCACTGGAGAAGGCCTTGGAAAAGGATCCCGTTGAAATTATCACTGAAATACAAAAATCGGGTTTGCGGGGTCGGGGTGGTGCAGGGTTTCCCACCGGCCAAAAATGGGATTTTGCCAGGAATGCCGAAGTAAAGGAAAAAATAGTTATTTGCAATGCAGATGAGGGGGATCCGGGTGCCTACATGGACCGAACCATTTTAGAGAGCAATCCCCATCAAGTACTGGAAGGTATGGCTATCTGTGCATATGCCGTGGGAGCTGAAAAAGCTCTGGTCTATGTAAGGTCAGAGTATCCCCTGGCGGTAAAAATCATTACCCGGGCGATAAAGCAGGCGAAAGAGCTGGGGCTGCTTGGCAAAGGCATTTTAGGGACTTCATTTAATCTGGACATTGAAGTGTTCCAAGGGTCTGGAGCCTTTGTGTGTGGCGAGGAAACGGCTTTGATCCAATCCATTGAAGGGTACCGCGGTATGCCGCAACACCGTCCGCCTTATCCGGTGCATAAAGGATTATGGGGTAAGCCAACAGTTATCAATAATGTTAAAACCCTGGCATCCATTCCGCCAATTACAAAAAAAGGGGCCGCCTGGTATCGAAAAATTGGCACCGAAAAGAGCCCCGGAACCGCAATTTTTTCCATTGTGGGAAATGTGACTCATCCCGGCTTGGTTGAAATTCCCATGGGTGTATCGCTGAGAACGCTTATTTTTGATATTTGCGGCGGAATTCCAAATAAAAAGAATTTTAAAGCTGTTCAAATCGGAGGACCCTCCGGTGGATGTCTCTCAGATGATTTCCTAGATACCCCCATTGATTTTGACTCCCTTACAGAAGCCGGTGCAATGATGGGTTCGGGCGGCATGGTGGTAATGGATGAAGATAACTGTATGGTGGATGTTGCCAGATACTTTCTTGATTTTACCCAAAAAGAATCTTGCGGGAAATGCACTTTTTGCCGAATTGGGACCAAGCATTTGCTTAACATATTAGACCGAATTACCATCGGCGAAGGTCATCCGGATGATTTGGCTATACTGCAAAGCCTGAGTGAAGATATAAAAGCAGGCTCTCTGTGTGGATTGGGCAAAACAGCGCCAAATCCTGTACTGACATCCTTGAGATACTTTCTGGATGAATATGAAGCGCATGTAAACCAAAAACGTTGTCCGGGTATGACCTGCCGGAAACTCACCGCATATTATATTGACCTGGAAAAATGTGCCCGTGGTTGTGATGCATGTGTTGGATGTTGTCCGGTTGAAGCTGTATTTACCACCAGCAATAGAAAAAAAGGGATTGACCAGGTTTTATGCGTAAAATGTGGTGAGTGCATGGTGGCGTGTCCTCCGGAATATGATGCGGTGATGAAAGTTTCTCCTCCTGAGCTTGCACCTGTTATTGAAAGACCGAAAGAGTCTGCTGAAGAGGGCAAATGA
- the rpsF gene encoding 30S ribosomal protein S6 yields MRRYETIAIIDPDLSDEERTGVLKRTTDLIPKEGGFLVMLDEWGNRRLAYEIKKKARGYYARIDYCGMGSLVDEMERLFRIDDKVLKFMTVLLDKNADVESIKEEMAIAKSEAEAKSKAEAKSKAEADEAARKKAEEAEKEAEVADEVAGENDESDTDNSNLDSAGTEKVEAEESKTETTETEINKEEQ; encoded by the coding sequence ATGAGAAGATACGAAACCATCGCTATTATTGATCCCGATCTTTCTGATGAAGAACGGACGGGTGTTTTAAAAAGAACAACAGATCTTATCCCCAAAGAGGGCGGGTTTCTGGTAATGCTGGACGAATGGGGGAATAGGAGACTTGCCTATGAAATCAAGAAAAAGGCCCGAGGCTACTATGCCCGTATCGACTACTGCGGTATGGGATCCCTTGTAGACGAAATGGAAAGGCTTTTCCGGATTGATGATAAGGTTCTTAAATTTATGACGGTTCTGCTTGATAAAAATGCTGACGTTGAAAGTATCAAGGAAGAAATGGCCATAGCCAAATCTGAAGCTGAGGCTAAATCGAAGGCTGAGGCTAAATCGAAAGCTGAAGCTGATGAAGCAGCCAGGAAGAAAGCTGAGGAAGCCGAAAAAGAAGCAGAGGTTGCCGATGAGGTCGCTGGAGAAAACGATGAGTCTGATACCGACAATAGCAATTTGGACTCTGCTGGAACAGAAAAAGTAGAAGCTGAAGAGAGCAAAACCGAAACAACAGAAACCGAAATCAATAAAGAGGAGCAATAA
- the rplI gene encoding 50S ribosomal protein L9, with product MKIILKETINSLGVIGSEATVAKGYARNYLFPQNKAVPATPQNRKKLEQDKVKFDLQIAKERKIAEEMAEKLEGVTCTITAKVSEEERLYGSVTVRNIIDVLQKQDISIEKRMVLLKEPIKTIGTFKVPIRVYKEVEPEITVEIVPE from the coding sequence ATGAAAATAATCTTGAAAGAAACAATCAACTCCCTCGGTGTTATCGGCAGTGAGGCCACAGTGGCCAAAGGGTATGCACGTAACTATCTCTTCCCGCAAAACAAAGCAGTGCCGGCCACACCCCAGAACCGAAAAAAGCTTGAGCAGGATAAGGTCAAATTCGACCTGCAAATTGCCAAAGAGCGCAAAATTGCTGAAGAGATGGCTGAAAAGCTCGAAGGCGTAACCTGCACCATAACGGCAAAGGTCAGTGAAGAGGAACGTCTTTACGGCTCTGTAACCGTACGTAACATTATAGATGTCCTTCAGAAACAGGATATTTCCATTGAAAAAAGAATGGTGTTACTTAAAGAACCCATTAAAACGATCGGTACATTTAAAGTTCCTATCCGTGTTTACAAGGAAGTTGAACCGGAAATTACCGTTGAAATCGTACCCGAATAA
- a CDS encoding 2Fe-2S iron-sulfur cluster-binding protein, with translation MVKLRVDDKEIEAKEGTILLKACLDNDIFIPNLCYMTDMDNGVASCRMCFVEIQGEQKPVASCTVKVADHMRVRTDTPAVRRLQRSAFRLLLSTHHVDCRNCPANKKCGLQQIAKFLKVGLKQKTLEKILGSTAIDEGHPYLNFFPNRCVLCGKCIYVCQKQNEKAFITFAKRGFDTRVSFYAPGDLSEIPCGACNSCIGICPVGAITAKGHTV, from the coding sequence ATGGTAAAGCTGCGGGTGGATGATAAAGAGATTGAAGCAAAGGAAGGGACAATTCTGCTTAAAGCCTGCTTGGATAACGACATTTTCATCCCCAACCTGTGTTATATGACGGATATGGACAACGGTGTTGCATCATGCCGGATGTGTTTTGTTGAAATCCAAGGCGAGCAAAAACCGGTGGCTTCATGTACGGTTAAGGTGGCCGATCACATGAGGGTCAGAACAGACACACCGGCTGTGCGCAGATTGCAACGATCCGCCTTTCGGCTTCTGCTGTCCACACACCATGTAGATTGTCGCAATTGTCCGGCGAATAAAAAATGCGGGTTGCAGCAAATCGCTAAATTTTTAAAGGTCGGCTTAAAACAGAAGACTTTAGAAAAGATCCTTGGCAGCACTGCTATCGACGAAGGCCATCCTTATCTTAATTTTTTTCCCAATAGATGTGTGTTATGCGGAAAGTGTATTTATGTCTGCCAAAAGCAGAATGAAAAAGCCTTCATCACTTTTGCTAAAAGAGGGTTTGATACCCGGGTCAGTTTTTATGCCCCGGGTGATTTATCAGAAATCCCCTGCGGCGCCTGTAATAGCTGTATAGGTATTTGTCCGGTGGGTGCCATTACGGCAAAAGGACACACGGTATAA
- the rpsR gene encoding 30S ribosomal protein S18 — MAAAFHPRKQNDTGRKKRVFHRRKVCRFCADSSLVIDYKDPKSLKYFITERGKILPRRISGTCAKHQRALTHMIKRARTIALLPYVGTMDNR; from the coding sequence ATGGCTGCAGCTTTCCATCCACGAAAACAAAATGATACCGGAAGAAAAAAACGAGTATTTCATCGTCGTAAAGTTTGTCGATTCTGTGCAGACAGCAGTCTGGTGATAGATTACAAGGATCCGAAATCACTTAAATATTTTATAACCGAACGTGGTAAGATCCTCCCGAGGCGGATTTCAGGAACCTGTGCCAAACACCAACGTGCCTTGACCCATATGATCAAGAGAGCTCGAACCATTGCACTGTTGCCATATGTGGGTACGATGGATAATAGGTGA
- the nuoE gene encoding NADH-quinone oxidoreductase subunit NuoE: MDEGLTAEEREILKEMPSRLEDFGSERSKLIPILQMVQNTLGYLPPEAIAIVADYLNLSQSDVYGVATFYNQFRFNPPGKNPIKVCLGTACHVKGGDIILENFERKLEINEGETTADREFSIERVACVGCCAIAPVALVGETVHGNMAPSKVEGLILRIQVEKEKKEREKQKE, encoded by the coding sequence ATGGATGAAGGGCTTACTGCTGAAGAAAGAGAAATATTAAAGGAGATGCCCTCCCGTCTGGAAGATTTTGGCAGCGAAAGGTCGAAGTTGATTCCTATCCTGCAAATGGTGCAGAATACTCTTGGATACCTTCCACCGGAAGCCATTGCAATAGTGGCGGATTACCTAAATCTTTCTCAATCAGATGTCTATGGAGTGGCCACCTTTTATAACCAATTCCGCTTTAATCCACCGGGCAAAAATCCAATCAAGGTTTGTCTGGGAACCGCCTGCCATGTTAAGGGTGGAGATATCATTTTAGAAAATTTTGAACGAAAGCTTGAAATTAATGAAGGCGAAACCACGGCTGACAGAGAATTCAGTATCGAAAGGGTGGCATGTGTGGGGTGTTGTGCCATAGCGCCTGTTGCCCTTGTGGGCGAGACCGTTCATGGAAACATGGCGCCAAGTAAAGTGGAAGGACTTATCCTTCGAATTCAGGTCGAAAAAGAAAAAAAAGAAAGAGAAAAACAAAAAGAATGA
- a CDS encoding DUF2232 domain-containing protein, whose amino-acid sequence MSQAVRQEVLKDIAIGIAITSILFAVSIKSPVLGFFCTFLVPLPTLFYRSKLGRKIGLVVPCFTIIALIIILGRFSLDVFFFMELLIIGFVLSELIELKLSIEKTFIYVCIVVLSSSVLVVLFYSNITGIQVESLVSAYIVKNLELTLEFYRSMGMPEENIHLISSSMESFQYVLIRIIPALAIALILFIIWTSLMIAKPMFKTKNLFYPDFGRLKLWKAPEYLVWVAIACGIVILIPDQGIRLMGINGILILMAIYFFQGMAIVSFYFEKRQFPRLIKFFLYSLIAIQQIILLIVVMLGFFDIWFNFRKVEKKS is encoded by the coding sequence GTGTCTCAAGCCGTCCGGCAAGAAGTATTAAAGGACATTGCAATTGGTATTGCAATCACCAGTATTTTATTCGCAGTATCGATTAAATCGCCTGTTTTGGGTTTTTTTTGCACGTTCCTGGTTCCCTTGCCCACACTTTTCTATCGCTCAAAATTAGGAAGAAAAATCGGTTTAGTTGTCCCGTGTTTTACCATCATTGCCCTGATTATCATACTGGGAAGATTCTCTTTAGATGTATTCTTCTTTATGGAACTGCTGATCATTGGTTTTGTGTTAAGTGAGCTGATTGAGTTAAAACTTTCGATTGAAAAAACGTTTATTTATGTATGCATTGTGGTGCTTTCTTCCTCGGTATTGGTGGTTCTTTTTTATAGCAATATAACCGGCATACAGGTCGAATCTCTTGTATCTGCCTATATTGTGAAGAATCTGGAACTCACACTTGAGTTTTACCGCAGCATGGGTATGCCGGAAGAAAATATCCATCTGATTTCCAGCTCCATGGAAAGTTTTCAGTATGTTTTGATTCGCATTATCCCGGCTCTTGCAATCGCTTTAATTCTTTTTATTATCTGGACCAGTTTGATGATTGCAAAACCGATGTTTAAAACAAAAAATCTTTTTTATCCGGACTTTGGGCGGCTTAAATTGTGGAAAGCACCTGAATATCTTGTCTGGGTGGCTATCGCTTGCGGTATTGTGATCCTGATACCGGATCAAGGCATCAGGCTGATGGGAATAAATGGAATTTTAATCCTGATGGCAATTTACTTTTTTCAAGGTATGGCAATTGTATCCTTTTATTTTGAAAAAAGACAGTTTCCACGGCTGATAAAGTTTTTTCTTTACAGCCTGATTGCCATACAGCAAATAATCCTTCTTATTGTGGTGATGCTTGGTTTTTTTGATATATGGTTTAATTTCAGAAAAGTGGAAAAAAAAAGTTAA
- a CDS encoding ATP-binding protein: MPLRGLKPNIAINIAVILLVGMLLIEFVTIITAQRDMIRFEISRGNLLISSFKQSLVNFSAQNNPTHHFNLKNRFDRMMDEAGFTCALIMDGHKKQVYFGVSGCNLKDELIELTHQAVVTGEKTTRFFGTVWGVFWMQNKDVVLSSPVKHNGRIIGAISIALPLDRIYETLRRSQKILFIYIFVNTAILTFIGLYRLSKVYLEPMYRLVKRADEYREDDEIFFAVRKEDNELNQLSKALNRMLERISADREKLRAMVISLEKANFDLKQAQQKIIRAEKLASVGRLSSGIAHEIGNPIGIIIGYLELLKQKDITDNERTEYIIRTENEVNRINTIIRQLLDLSRPSDAGSKVVSVHEVINDISNVIEPQPMMANIKLELELEAQMDTVFADPNQLRQVFLNLILNAADAISFSTKKITGKLVIKSAVIPGSDSDGNPMLQLIYMDNGPGISPENLENIFDPFYTTKEPGKGTGLGLSVSFMIIENFGGKIEATSIEGEGTTITVLLPLHVEK, from the coding sequence ATGCCTCTTCGCGGATTGAAGCCTAACATAGCAATAAATATTGCGGTTATCTTATTGGTGGGGATGCTGCTGATCGAATTTGTAACGATAATAACCGCTCAAAGAGATATGATCCGCTTTGAAATCTCCCGGGGAAATCTTCTTATATCTTCATTCAAACAAAGCCTTGTCAATTTTTCAGCACAAAATAATCCGACCCATCATTTCAATTTAAAGAATCGTTTTGACCGCATGATGGATGAGGCCGGTTTTACCTGTGCTTTAATAATGGATGGTCATAAAAAGCAGGTCTATTTTGGCGTAAGCGGTTGCAACCTGAAAGATGAGCTCATTGAGCTTACCCATCAGGCGGTTGTCACCGGAGAGAAAACCACCCGTTTTTTTGGAACGGTGTGGGGAGTTTTCTGGATGCAAAACAAAGATGTGGTCCTTTCATCTCCTGTAAAGCATAACGGGCGCATCATCGGTGCCATAAGCATTGCTTTGCCCCTTGACAGGATTTATGAGACTTTAAGACGCAGTCAAAAAATATTGTTTATTTATATTTTCGTAAATACCGCTATACTGACATTTATCGGTCTTTACCGGCTGTCTAAGGTATATCTGGAACCCATGTACAGGCTGGTAAAGAGAGCTGATGAGTATAGAGAAGATGACGAGATATTTTTTGCCGTACGGAAAGAAGACAATGAGCTTAACCAACTGTCCAAAGCCTTGAACCGCATGTTGGAACGCATTTCAGCCGACAGGGAAAAATTGCGGGCAATGGTGATATCCCTGGAAAAGGCAAATTTTGATTTAAAGCAGGCCCAACAGAAAATAATACGAGCTGAAAAGCTGGCTTCGGTTGGGCGTTTATCTTCAGGAATTGCTCACGAAATAGGTAATCCCATCGGTATTATTATCGGTTACCTTGAACTGCTTAAACAAAAAGATATCACGGACAATGAACGGACCGAATATATTATCCGCACCGAAAATGAGGTAAACCGGATAAATACGATTATCCGTCAACTCCTTGATCTTTCAAGGCCCTCCGATGCAGGTTCAAAGGTGGTTTCGGTGCATGAGGTTATCAATGATATTTCAAACGTCATTGAACCCCAGCCCATGATGGCCAACATAAAGTTGGAGCTTGAACTTGAAGCGCAAATGGATACTGTTTTTGCCGATCCCAATCAACTGAGACAGGTTTTTTTGAATTTAATCCTGAATGCAGCAGATGCGATTTCTTTCAGTACCAAGAAGATAACCGGGAAGCTGGTGATCAAAAGCGCGGTTATCCCGGGGTCGGATTCGGATGGTAATCCTATGCTGCAACTAATATATATGGATAACGGTCCGGGGATTTCCCCAGAGAATCTGGAAAATATTTTTGACCCCTTTTATACCACCAAAGAACCGGGGAAGGGTACCGGTCTCGGTCTTTCCGTCAGTTTCATGATCATTGAAAATTTTGGTGGAAAAATTGAAGCAACAAGCATAGAAGGTGAAGGAACCACCATTACGGTATTGCTGCCGCTGCATGTGGAAAAATAA
- a CDS encoding cyclic nucleotide-binding domain-containing protein, with product MNQKEIEHILETCEFFEQLEKSYIDQIAALCTVKQYEGGDYVFCQGDFGEHLYIIVQGHVFLERSIDLGNRKGKVVMEALGKGRVLGCWSTLLGEPHILMSSASCQRPTTTVAIKGSDLRQMMIKNLKLGFNILEKLSFLLRDRIQSAYGAMEKI from the coding sequence ATGAACCAAAAAGAGATTGAACATATCTTGGAAACTTGTGAGTTTTTTGAACAGCTGGAAAAAAGTTACATCGACCAGATCGCCGCTCTCTGCACGGTAAAACAGTATGAAGGCGGCGACTATGTCTTTTGTCAGGGGGATTTTGGCGAACATCTTTATATTATTGTCCAGGGACACGTATTTTTAGAAAGGTCAATAGATTTGGGCAACCGGAAGGGAAAAGTGGTCATGGAGGCGCTCGGTAAGGGAAGGGTCCTGGGTTGCTGGTCTACTCTTTTGGGTGAGCCTCATATTTTGATGTCATCCGCATCCTGTCAGAGACCGACCACGACTGTCGCTATAAAAGGTTCAGATTTGCGGCAAATGATGATAAAAAACTTAAAACTCGGATTTAATATATTGGAAAAATTAAGCTTTTTGCTCCGTGACCGGATACAGTCCGCCTACGGTGCCATGGAAAAAATTTAG